The Stenotrophomonas sp. BIO128-Bstrain region CGGCGGCATCATGAATGTCTACACCGCCGGCGGCCAGGCCCTGGTGGTGGGCACCACCGCCTCCAAGGTCACTACCGTGACCGATCCGTACCAGCCCGAGCGGCTGCAGCTGGCGCTGGAGAGCCAGGGTCAGAAGATCACCATCGATGGCAAAACGCTCGGTGGCCAGATCGGTGGCCTGCTGGAGTTCCGCAATACCGTCCTGACCCCGGCGCAGGCCGAGCTGGGCAAGCTGGCGATCGGCATGGCCAGCAGCTTCAACGACGTCCACCGCCAGGGCGCGGATCTGTACGGCAACATGGGCGGCGACTTCTTCACCATCGGCAACCCACGCATCACTGCCAACAGCAGCAACACCGGCACGGCCAGCATGAGCGCCAGCTTCGGCGACCTCGCCAAGCTGGATGGCCAGAACATCGTGATGAAGTTCGATGGCACCCAGTGGCAGGCCACCCGCGCCGACACCGGCGCCACGATCCCGATGACCGGCACCGGCACGGCAGCCGACCCGCTGGTGCTCAATGGCGTCAGCCTGGTCATGAGTGGTACGCCGGCCAAGGACGACCGCTTCCTGCTGCAGCCTACCGCAGGCGTGGCCGGCAGCATGGAAGTGGCGATCACCGACACCTCGCGCATCGCCGCCGCCGCGCCGATCAAGGGCAGCGCCGCGATGGCCAACACCGGCACCGGCAAGCTCACCGGGGTCAAGGTGACCGATGCCGGCAACCCGGCGCTGCGCAATCCTGCGGCGATCGTGTTCACCAGCGCTACCGAATACACCATCGATGGCGTCGGCCCGAACACCTACACCGCCGGGCAGACCATCACCGCCAACGGCTGGAGCTTCGTGCTGGACGGCGCACCCAAGCAGGGGGACACCTTCAACATCGGGCCGACCCCGGCCGGCTCTTCGGACAACAGCAATGCGCTGCTGCTGGCCAAGGTCGAAGACGCCAAAACGTTCAATGCAGGCACGGTGACGCTCAGTGGCGCGCTGGGCGGCTTGACCACCCAGGTCGGCGCCGCCGCCCGCTCGGCCGAGTACTCGCTGCAGGCCCAGCAGGTGATCACCGATCAGGCGCAGGCCGCACGCGACTCGATATCCGGCGTGAATCTGGATGAGGAAGCGGCCGACATGCTTCGCCTTCAACAGGCCTACCAGGCTGCATCGCAGCTGATCTCCACCGCCGACACCATGTTCCAGACGATCCTGGGAGCCGTACGCTCATGAACAACCGCATCTCTACCGGCATGATGTTCAACCAGTCGGTTTCGCTGATGCTGGCCAAGCAGGCCAAGCTGAACCATCTGGAGAACCAGATCGCCACCGGGAGCAAGATCGTCTCCGCCAAGGACGACCCGGTCTCGGCCGGCGCTGCGGTCGGCCTGGATCGTGTCGTCGCCGGGCTGGAGCAGTTGGGCAAGAACGCCAACAACGTCCAGAACCGCCTCGGCATGCAGGAGAACGCGCTGGCGCAGGTCAACGACCTGATGTCGCGCGCGGTCGAGCTGAGCATCCAGGCCAACAGCCCGGTGCCCAAGAGCAGCGACCTGAAGGCCATCGTCAGCGAACTGAAGACCATCCAGCAGAGCCTGTTGTCGCTGGCCAATTCCAAGGACGGCAGTGGCCGCTACCTCTTCGGCGGAAACAACGATGCTGACGCCCCCTTCCTGCTCACCGGCGGCAGTGTCAGCTACACCGGTGACCAGAGCCAGCGACAGGTGGAGGTCGCCCCCGGGCAACTGGTATCCGATGCCCTGCCCGGCAGCGACATCTTCATGCGCATCCGCACCGGCGATGGCACGGTGGATGCCAGTGCGAGCGCCGGCAA contains the following coding sequences:
- the flgK gene encoding flagellar hook-associated protein FlgK, which translates into the protein MSSVLSTGTSALLAFQRALATTSHNVANIKTPGYSRQKVDFATANPQNYGYGDVGNGTRITDVRRVADQLAISRLLDGSGELARLKQLSTMADRVDAMFSDASTNVAGVWSNFFDSVSGLSSNASGSADRQNVLDSGKTLANRFQQLNTQLNNLNGEVNNGLIAGATEINRLAQEIAQLNGSIGSNAATAAPDLLDRRDQLIANLVGYTGGNAVMQDGGIMNVYTAGGQALVVGTTASKVTTVTDPYQPERLQLALESQGQKITIDGKTLGGQIGGLLEFRNTVLTPAQAELGKLAIGMASSFNDVHRQGADLYGNMGGDFFTIGNPRITANSSNTGTASMSASFGDLAKLDGQNIVMKFDGTQWQATRADTGATIPMTGTGTAADPLVLNGVSLVMSGTPAKDDRFLLQPTAGVAGSMEVAITDTSRIAAAAPIKGSAAMANTGTGKLTGVKVTDAGNPALRNPAAIVFTSATEYTIDGVGPNTYTAGQTITANGWSFVLDGAPKQGDTFNIGPTPAGSSDNSNALLLAKVEDAKTFNAGTVTLSGALGGLTTQVGAAARSAEYSLQAQQVITDQAQAARDSISGVNLDEEAADMLRLQQAYQAASQLISTADTMFQTILGAVRS
- the flgL gene encoding flagellar hook-associated protein FlgL is translated as MNNRISTGMMFNQSVSLMLAKQAKLNHLENQIATGSKIVSAKDDPVSAGAAVGLDRVVAGLEQLGKNANNVQNRLGMQENALAQVNDLMSRAVELSIQANSPVPKSSDLKAIVSELKTIQQSLLSLANSKDGSGRYLFGGNNDADAPFLLTGGSVSYTGDQSQRQVEVAPGQLVSDALPGSDIFMRIRTGDGTVDASASAGNTGSGLLTSVSRDGTGAWAGGSLTVHFTDAGEGAYEVLDAGGAVVGTGTHAAGEDIVVAGVRLRIEGKPAAGDAFNVGDAETRDIFSTLDKLVSALETDPSTDSDRAALQNTLQSSIRDITRASENMIDARAKGGAQLAAIDSAASARESTAVTVKSTLSTMRDLDYADAIGQYKLESAALQAAQTIFSQMQSMSLFNMIR